The DNA segment ACATTAAATCATAAGATCATCATAAATCATAACAATTAGCTATACAAGTCATACAAATTATTTCATTGTAGACATGattgaattttaaaatatatatatatatgaataaagaattcataaattaaaagaaaatttaaaaatatactgtTTTTTCTTAGTGTACCAACGGGCACCTGATGTGCGCCGGCTGCTTCATCCACCTGCTGGCTGACTCTCGGCTGAAGGAGGAGCAGGCCACGTGTCCAAACTGCAGGTAGGCAACACCCGGGGGTACCCGCTGGCACCCCGGTACTGACGAAAGCGTGCTTTTGCCCCATCAGGTGCGAGATCAGCAAGAACCTTTGCTGCAGGAACCTGGCCGTGGAGAAGGCGGTGAGCGAGCTGCCCACAGAGTGCACCTTCTGCCTTAAACAATTCCCTCGATCCAGCCTGGAGAGACACCAGAAAGAAGAGTGCCAGGACAGGTCAGACACACACCTATACGGTATAAACACGACACACTACGTAGTATATAAACACACCATAACAACATGGAGCTTCAACCAAAAACAATCTTCCAACAGAATCTTCTTCATCTGACCCCTTAATTAACTCATTAACTAATAAAACACATGCAATATGTttatgcttgtcaaagatcatctatttaACAAGTGCACTGTTTGTAGGAATTTGCCGCACAgccacaagtcaaagatcctctgaatGACAGGAaaacgagtcaaagatcctctatataaacaggagggctctgctgtttttaatgaaccaCTGCGAAAACGCTCGTCAAAGACGCTTTAGATAACAGGAACAACACGAGTCGAAGATAATCTATGTGACAGGATGCTCAGAGctactgctagtcaaagatcttctacatgacaggagtacACCACTGTTTTTGAGACCAAAAATCCTTTACATGACAGgaatgcgagtcaaagatcctttacgtAACGAGTGTGCCAAAGTTTTTAGGATTTTTCTTTTAAGTCCAAGATCTTTGATGCTTTTGAGGACCGACTGCCAAAGCggcatcaaagatcctctatatagcagCACAACTGTGCTGGGAAACCAATACTAATCCAAGATTCCTTAGATGAGGAACAATACtaggcaaagatcctctatatgacaggagctctctgttgtttttatggaCCTTGTACgaaaaaaacgctagtcaaagatcctctatatcagtgCTCctgcaaaaaggcaaaaatccGTTACATGGCTGgaatgcgagtcaaagatcctttacgtAATGAGTGTGCCAAagtttttaggattttttttttttttttttagaaagtccAAGATCcactatatgacaggagggttttgctgtttttgaggacctactgccaAAGGggcatcaaagatcctctatatagcagCAGAACTGTACTGGGAACCCAATACTAGTCCAAGATTCCTTAGCTGAGGAACAATGCTAGGCAAAGATCCTCTGAATGACAGGAaaacgagtcaaagatcctctatataaacaggagggctgtgctgtttttaatgaaccaCTGCGAAAACGCTCGTCAAAGACGCTTTAGATAACAGGAACAACGCAGGTCAAAGATAATCTATGTGACAggatgctctgctgttttgaaggagctactgctagtcaaagatcttctacatgacaggagtacGCCGCTGTTTTTGAGACCAAAAATCCTTTACATGGCAGgaatgcgagtcaaagatcctttacgtAACGAGTGTGCCAAAGTTTTTAGGATTTTTCTTTTAAGTCCAAGATCTTTGATGcctttgaggacctactgccaAAGCggcatcaaagatcctctatatagcagCAGAACTGTGCTGGGAAACCAATACTAGTCCAGGATTCCTTAGATGAGAAACAATGCtaggcaaagatcctctatatgacaggagctctctgttgtttttatggaccaatgtccaaaaaaaaaaaaaacgctagtcaaagatcctctatatcagtgCTCCTGCAAAAAAATCCTTTACATGGCTGGAttgtgagtcaaagatcctttacataACGAGTGTGCCAAagtttttaggatttttttttttagaaagtccAAGATCcactatatgacaggagggttttgctgtttttgaggacctactgccaAAGGggcatcaaagatcctctatatagcagCAGAACTGTACTGGGAACCCAATAATAGTCCCAAGATTCCTTAGATGAGTAACAATACtaggcaaagatcctctatatgacaggaactcTTGACAGGACCTTGTACgaaaaaaacgctagtcaaagatcctctatatcagtgCTCctgcaaaaaggcaaaaatccTTTACATGGCTGgaatgcgagtcaaagatcctttatgtaaCGAGTGTGCCAAagtttttaggattttttttttttagaaagtccAAGATCTGCCAAAGCggcatcaaagatcctctatatagcagCAGAACTGTATTGGGAACCCAATACTAGTCCAAGATTCCTTAGATGAGGAACAATACTAGGCAAAGATCCTCTGTTTTTATGGACCTGGTACaaaaaaaacgctagtcaaagatcctctatatcagtgctctgctgtttgggGCAAAAATTAGCTGCAAAAAGACAAATGAAAGATTTTCTGGAGCACAGTTGTTTATAGGATGTGAAGATGGTTCACACTAGAGGAGAACTCGCCAAAGATCCTGCAAAGATGACAGCAGTGCTTTGCTGTGtttaaggacctgctgcaagaattctagtcaaagagccTGTATGTGTTGTTATTGGTGGTGTGTTGGTTGTTAGCACCGCCTTTGTtccagtaacacacacacacacacacaccaagtgtaattgtgtttatatgctaatgctaattatgcTAATGTGTGTCTCCAGGGTGACGCAGTGCAAGTACAAGAGGATCGGGTGTCCGTGGCAGGGTCCCTTCCACGAGCTGCCGGCCCACGAGGGCGAGTGCTCGCATCCCACCAAGACGGGCACGGAGCTGATGGGCATCCTGGGCGAGATGGACCAGAGCCATCGGCGTGACATGCAGCTCTACAACAGCATCTTCAGCCTGCTCTGCTACGAGAAGATCGGCTTCACAggtaatgctaacgctaacccCGCTAGCGTAGCTTCCGTGTCTTAAGGAAGTGACTCAACccttgccccccaccccccccccttaccccgGCAGAGGTGCAGTTCAGGCCGTACCGCACGGATGACTTCATCACGCGGCTGTACTACGAGACGCCGCGCTTCACCGTGCTCAACCAGACGTGGGTCCTGAAGGCCCGCGTCAACGACTCGGAGCGTAACCCCAACCTGTCCTGCAAGCGCACGCTCTCCTTCCAGCTCATCCTCAAGAGCAAGGTGAGCGCACACCCATCGCCcttccgagggggggggggggctaacgTGGCGGCAAAGTCGGAAGTCGGGCGGTGGGATTCTAACACGGTTAGCCAAGCATCAGTGGGCAGACGTTTGGAGGAAGGACACGTTGCCCAAcaacaccttttttttccatctttgtgaCCGTTCTCTCTACACCAATCAGCACGTGGCAATGCGTGTTTAGCTCCACCCCTTTTGTACACTATTACTCAATAGAAATGAAAACTCAACTTATgaatatactatactgtacatacagtatataccctatatatatatatatatctatatatatatcctatattaaaaaaaaattaaaaacattaaaaaaaatttaaaagaatttttaaaaaatttagaaaattaaaaaaaaataataaattaaaaaataaaatatatataaatgattaaaaaaaaaaaacttaaaacatattaggaaagcaggaagtgaacaaatgtgacagttactgagtgtaaaagtaccacatggaagggtaggatttaataagctttgcttcttcctactccttttgg comes from the Doryrhamphus excisus isolate RoL2022-K1 chromosome 14, RoL_Dexc_1.0, whole genome shotgun sequence genome and includes:
- the LOC131102070 gene encoding zinc finger TRAF-type-containing protein 1-like, which codes for MSAMDDGDVGVAPAPGSSSAGLGIGIGAGGAAAEAAAEAMQEEVGTRRQADGPDADSEEPPKKRSKVPEGESGKLEERLYSVLCCTVCLDLPKASVYQCTNGHLMCAGCFIHLLADSRLKEEQATCPNCRCEISKNLCCRNLAVEKAVSELPTECTFCLKQFPRSSLERHQKEECQDRVTQCKYKRIGCPWQGPFHELPAHEGECSHPTKTGTELMGILGEMDQSHRRDMQLYNSIFSLLCYEKIGFTEVQFRPYRTDDFITRLYYETPRFTVLNQTWVLKARVNDSERNPNLSCKRTLSFQLILKSKVNSALECSFLLLKGPYDDVRIKPVIHHYAFTNDANETDYVPLPISDSVECNKLLAAKNINLRLFIFQVQK